GGACGCGCACGAGATAAAGTCTCATGACCCGGAGGCGAGACTGCTCCTGGTGAGGCACGAGACCAGCCCGGAAGACATTAAGGGCATGGACGCCGCGGAGGGCTTCCTGACGCAGTTTGGCGGAGCGACGTCGCACGCCGCGCTCGTAGCGAGGCAGATGGGCAAAGTCTGCATAGTGGGTTGCGGCACGCTCGATATCGACTATGAAAAGAAGGTTGTGCGCATTTTGTCGCCTGGTGGCGAGTCGGTCGAGATCAAAGAGGGCGACTGGCTGTCTATCGATGGCACCGCGGGTGAGGTTTACCTGGGAAAGATAGAGACCAGCCCTTCCGAGGTCGAGCAGGTGCTAATCAATGGGACGCTCGAGCCCGAGGACTCGCTGGTCTATCAACAGTTTGCGAGGCTCCTGGCGTGGGCGGACGAGCGCGCTCGCATGAACATAAGGGCAAACGCGGATACTTCCGGTCAGTCTGAGCAGGGGGTAGCTTTTGGCGCCGAGGGCATAGGCTTGTGTCGTACCGAGCACATGTTTTTTGGCGGAGATAGAATCCTTGCGGTGCGCCAGATGATCCTTTCTGATTCTGTTGAGGGTCGCAAGGAAGCGCTCGACAAGATATTCCCTATGCAAAAAGACGATTTCGCGGGAATATTCCGCGTCATGGCCCCTCGGCCAGTGACAATTCGATTGCTCGACCCGCCGTTGCACGAGTTTTTGCCTCATAAGGATTCCGATATCAGAGACGTGGCACAGGAACTGGGTTGCACCGTCATCGAGGTCGAGGAGCGCAACCGCCGGTTGAAGGAAGCGAACCCCATGCTCGGGCACCGTGGCTGCAGGCTTGGCGTTACATACCCCGAGATATACGAGATGCAGGTCAGGGCAATTATCCAGGCGGCGTGCGAGGTCGCGCGCGAGGGAGTGAATGTGAAGCCGGAGATCATGATCCCGCTGGTTGGTTCTGACAGGGAGATGCAGATCATGCGCGAGCTCGCGGTCAAGGCCGCGGATGCCGTCATACGCGCTCTGAGCTCAAATGTCACATACCAGGTGGGCACCATGATCGAACTGCCCAGGGCGTGTATCGTTGCCGACAGGATCGCGCACAACGCGGAGTTTTTCTCTTTCGGGACAAACGACCTGACGCAGACGACCTATGGCGTCTCGCGGGACGACGTAAAAGGATTCATGCCTCAGTACATAGAGCAGGACATTTATCCGGTCGATCCTTTTCACCGGCTTGACCAGGAAGGCGTGGGAGATCTCATGAAGCTTGCCATCGAGCGCGGCAGGGCCACGCGCCCGGAAATCAAGCTCGGGATATGCGGAGAGCACGGAGGTGAGCCTGCGTCGGTCAAATTCTGTCACAAGATAGGGCTCAGTTACGTTTCCTGTTCGCCGTTCAGGGTTCCCATCGCGAGGCTTGCCGCCGCGCAGGCCGCTCTCGAAGAGTAATTAAAAGGTTAAGAGCGCGAGCGCGGGTAAAGTTATAATATGGTCGGTTGCGGGCGGGTCGCCCGCGGGGAGTGAGACAACATGGCACAGGATCAGTACGTGGGTTATCGAACGAAAAAGCGGCTTGACAAAAAAAACAAAAAGAGAAAGTTCTCAAAGTGGCTGGTCGCGCTTGCCATAGTGATCGCGGTTTTTTTGCTTTTGGGTGTTTTTCTGAAAGTTAGTCCGTTTGATGAAGCGTGGGACAAGACGGCGGACGGGTTCGCCTGGCTGGGCAGGCACGTCCGGCCGTTCAAGACCTCGAAGAAGGCCGTTGCCGCGGATTTTTTGCCGGAGGGCAAGAAGACGGCAAGCTATCTGCTTGCGATCACAAAACAGGAGGAAGGCGCCACTGTCCTGACTACAGTTGTCCTCATGTCTTACGACTCCAGCGACGGGAGCGGAAGCCTTGTGTTTTTCCCCGCCGACCTGCTGGTAAACGCGCCGGGGATGGGCTCGGACCAGTTGACAAATCTCGTGGAGCTTAACGGAGGCAGGGTGAGCAGCACGCTTGTGACCATAGAGAATATCCTGGGGATTGAAGTGGATAAATACATCCTGGCTACCGACAGGGATTTGCGCATAATACTGAAGCAATTTGGAGATAAACTGCCGGTGGATGTGGGGTCAAGGATTTCGTTTAAAGACACGAGTCTGGGTGTAACGCTTGATCTGAAGCCTGGCCGCCAGAATCTATCGCCCGATTTGCTGACTGCTTATCTCACCTGCGCGTCGCTCGGCAAGGAGCTTGACCTTGCGAAGCGGCAGGTGGCGTTCGCTCCCGTGTTTATGGCGATGATGCGCGGCGTGGACATGGACAAGTTCATGAGGACGAACGCAAACCTTTTTGACACGGATGCCTCAAACAAGGAGCTCGCTGGGATGTCGAACGCCTGCGTATCTCTCAAGGGCAAGAAACTGCGCGCCGGCATCGTGCCGGTGCGTGAGTTCCGCTTTGAGAAAACTATCGTGCACAGATTAGACAAAGGCGCGCTGCCTGCTTTTATCAAGAAATACGCCAAGTCGGCTTCCACTGCCGCGCTGTCCAGGCGTTTTAAGATCGAGATTCTCAACGGATGCGGCGTGCCGGGTATCGGCCAGAAAGTATCGCCACAAATTGATCTCGCGAAGTTTCAGATCGTCAACTCCGCGAATGCCGACACCTTTGAACATCCTGAGACGATTATTATTGTTTACAGCGATAAAAAGGAAATCATCGCGGCTGCCGAGGAGTTGAGAAACGAGCTGGAGGTTGGCAAGCTCGAGTCCCATCTGACAGTGGAAAGTATGTCAGACATCAGTGTTATAGTGGGAAAAGATTACGTGAACAAGTGATACTGGAGATTGTTGATTGATAACCGCTGAAGAGCTTGCGCTGGACGCGGCAAGGGTGGCTGACGACGGGATGGCTTCCGACGTTTGTGTAATGGACATGAGGGAAACGCTCGGCATTACGGATTACTTTGTGATAGCGAGCGGCCGGAACGAGCGACAGGTGCATCGGATACACGATGCGGTAGAGGAGAAGCTGGGAGAGCACGGCGTGAAGCCGGCACACAGGGAAGGGTTGCGCTTCAGGCGATGGATCCTTCTTGATTATGTGGACGTCGTCGTGCATATCTTTCTGGAGCAGGATCGTGCTTTCTACGACCTGGAGCGTTTGTGGGCTAACGTGCCGAGGCTCGATTGGAGCAATGCGCGTTCCGATGAGATGCCGCCTGCGGGCAGTTCGAGTTCTTGAGCGATTATGTGGGGCTGTAGCTCAGTTGGGAGAGCGTCTGGCTGGCAGCCAGAAGGTCAGGGGTTCGAGCCCCCTCAGCTCCACTTAACTTTGGGGTCAGAATTGGTGTTAGCGCTGGCGCAGGTAAGATGCGCCGCGGGAGACATCAAGGGAAATTCCAGCAGGATAATAGAGTACGCCGGGAAGGCACAGCGCTCGGGTGCTGATATTGTGCTGTTCTCTTCGACGTGCCTCACGGGTTATCCGCCGGAAGACCCGCTCCTCATGGCGGAGTTCGCCCGAAGCGGCATGGTCGCGATCAATGAGCTGGCATCAGGCATCGGCGACGTGATCGCGGTGGTTGGCTTCGCCGAGTCGGACTCCATCTCCGCGGCCGTCATCAACCGTGGCAAGGTGAATCACGTCTACCGAAAGGCGCTTTTTCCCACCTGCGGGGTTTTTGATGAAAAGAGGCGCTCGGGAACGGCAGGCCGCAACTTCGTTTTTGAGGTGGCTGGCGTTCGAGTGGGCATCGCTATTTGCGAGGACATGTGGTTCACCGATGATCCGATGGAGGAGCAGATAGCCAATGCCGACGTCGAGGTGATACTCAATCTTTCGGCTTTGCCTTTCAGTCGTGGCAAGTACGAGGATCGAAAGAAGCTCATTGCCGCGCGTTCCACGGACAGATCGGTTGTCCTTGCTCATTGCAACATGGTGGGAGCCCAGGACGAGCTGGTCTTTGACGGTGGCTCGTGCGTGCATCATCCGCGACTGGGCTTCATCGCGCGCGCCGCGCGGTTCCGTGAAGAATTGCTTCTCTGCCGGATAGACCTGGCGCCGCTCGTTCACCGTCGTCCGCGCGTTGACGTTAGGAATCTGGAACCCACTGAGGAGATATTCGAAGCCCTTGTTCTGGGGTTGAAAGAATATGTCTCAAGGAACGGCTTTGAGAAGGTCGTGCTCGGGCTGTCCGGAGGCGTCGATTCCGCCGTGACGGCGGCGCTGGCGGTCGAGGCGCTGGGCAAAGAAAACGTCATCTGTGTGTTCCTTCCTTCGAAATATACATCTGACGAGAGTCGCGACGCCGCCGGGGAGCTCGCGCGCAACCTCGGAGTGAAGTACGTGGTGATGCCCATCGATAGCGTGTACGACGCTTACAGGGAACGGCTCGCCTGCGAGTTGGGCGATCACGAGGAAGGCGTCACATACGAGAACCTTCAAGCTCGCATCCGCGCCAACCTGCTCATGGCGCTCTCAAACCAGTTCGGGTGGCTGGTGCTGGCGACCGGAAACAAGAGCGAGGCGTATATGGGCTACTGCACGCTCTACGGTGACACGGTGGGAGGCTTCGCGCCCATCAAAGACCTTCTGAAGACGCAGGTGTACGAGGTCGCCGAGTTCATCAACGCGCGCGCGGGCTTTGATGTCATTCCACGGTTCGTCATCGAGAGGCCGCCGTCCGCGGAGCTGCGCGCGAACCAGTTTGACACGGACTCACTGCCACCTTATGAGTTGCTGGATCCCGTGCTGGAAGCTTACATAGAGGAGGGCTTGAGCGCGCGGGAGATTATCGAGCGGGGCAACAGCCGCGAGCTTGTTGACACGGTGATATCGACCGTTGTTGCCAGCGAATACAAGCGTCGTCAGGCGCCGGTCGGAGTCAGGATCAGTCCGTCAGGTTTGTTCTCTTAAGTCGCTTAACTTTTGGTGGTCAGTCCCCCATGGCGCACGGACGCGCCATCACCGTCCCATCGTTGTGGTGCGCGGGCGCGCGGGGGACTTCTTCGGAGAGTACATGGCCGGCGGTATACTGGTGCTACTGGGCCTTGGCGACGGCGAGGGGGTCATGGACGGTGTTTCTCCCAAGCATCTTCAGCCCTATCTCTCCGAGTTCTGTTGGCGGTTCTCCCGCCGGCACTTTGAAGGCGAACTCTTCGACCGACTTCTGTACGCCTGTATCACGGGCGGTGATCCGCTCACCTGGGCTTAACTGGTCGTGGCCTCCTGATGATCTGGTTGCCCGAGCTCAAAGGAGGTTCTTCGCCTCTCTGAAATCGACATCCTGCCTACCGTCATACCAACGCTATCCGGCCCCTTCTCGTTTTCAGATAACGCGTAGCTTGCTCCCTTCGTACGCGGGCACAACATGTGCTAACCTCCTGAGCAGATGTCATAATCGTTTTGTGTGCTAACATAATCGCACTGCGTGGCGTTGCTATTAGTGAAATGACGCCAGAAACAAAGTTCTGTCCTTCCTGTGGATCGAATGTGTCGGCGACTCCTCCCGCCCCCGGTGCGCCGCCTCCTTCACCGCCCATGAGCGTCAGCCCAGTGCAACAGCCGCCAGGCCCTCTGCCACCTGGCCAGCCTCAACCCCCGCTCATTTCTGCGCCTTTGAAAAAGAAGGGGATGTCAAAGGGCATGAAGGTAGGCTTAATCGTTGCGATATCAGTGATTGCGCTCGTTGTGATCGGCATAGTGCTGGGGAGCATAGCGTTTGTAACGGTATTAAAGAGACCCGCCAACACGGCGAACAGTTACCTGCGCGCCATTAGTGAAGGAAATATCTCTACGGCGTTTGAATATCTTGCCGCGCAAACACAAGAAGAAGAGACGTGCTCCGGCCTCGAATCCAAGCTTGAACCGTTCAAAGGCAGCATCAAGAAGTACAACACCTCGAGCGTAAACGTGCAATCCGGCGGCAAGGCTCAGGTGGTAATGGAAATCAGATTTACGAACAACTCCACGGCCACCTGGGACATGTACCTGACCAAGGAAGACGCGAAGTGGAAGATCAGGACGGTTACGCCGCGCTGAACCCCACAAATGTTTGCTTGTGTCGGCAAGCATAGACGTCTTACCATGGATGCATGATCAAGATTCAGTGGAAAAAGGCGCTATGCCTGTGCCTGCTCGTGTCGTTCGCGTGGCTGGCAACGCCCGCGAACGTTGCCGCTGTCGGAAACGGGAGTGCCATAGCGTACATCAGGGCCAATCAGGGGGCTGATGGAGGCTTCGCGGAACCGGGCGCGGGAACCGACGGCCTCACGACATGCAGGGCGATGCTCGCTGGCTCAGCCCTCGGGGAGCGTGTGGCCGATTGGAGGAAGAACGGAGAAGGCACATTGAAGTTCCTGGAATCGCAAGCCGGGACGCTCAACAAACTGGCGGACATCGAGTTGTACGCGCTGGCCATTTCCGAGGCCGGCGGAGATCCACAAAACCTTGCCGGAAAGAACCTTGTCTCACTCATACAGGCAAGCGTCAGTGACAACGGCCGTATCGGGAGCAACATCATGGAACATTGCATGGGACTGATCGCGCTTGCGGCCGCGGGGGAGAAAATCCCGTCTAAAAGCGTGAGCTGGCTTGTGGAGAATCAGCGCGCGGATGGAGGGTGGGGCGAGTCCGACGTAGTTGTCGTCACCGACACGGCGCTGGCTGTCGAGGCGCTGGTTGGGCTGGGGCAAGCGCAGGACGCCGCCACGGCGCCGGCAATGAAACTGCTCCGCGAAAGGATGGGGGCTGACGGAGGGTTTGCCGGCGCGTCCAAAGTTTCAAACGT
This region of Candidatus Anoxymicrobium japonicum genomic DNA includes:
- a CDS encoding pyruvate, phosphate dikinase, with product MGTKYVYDFEEGNKDMKELLGGKGANLAEMTSMGIPVPPGFTISTQTCVSYLEAGEYPVGLDEQIDENLAALEEKMGKRLGDPEDPLLVSVRSGARASMPGMMDTILNLGLNDISVEGIASKTGNPRFAYDSYRRFITMYGNVVLGMKPEDKEKRDLFDAILEEKKKEAGVELDNELSTDDLKDVVSRFKLEIKKSKGVDFPQAPREQLRGAIVAVFESWNNDRADAYRKKYDIPADWGTAVNVQAMVFGNTGDRSGTGVGFTRNPATGENEVYGEFLLNAQGEDVVAGIRTPRKLEELHEYLPDAYEELLRICGVIDKHYRDMQDFEFTIEDTKLWMLQTRTGKRTGFAAVRIALDFVDEGLISPDEAIMRVDPEGLNDLLRPIFDTDAKDEARSAGRMVATGTKAGPGAATGRVVLFAQDAHEIKSHDPEARLLLVRHETSPEDIKGMDAAEGFLTQFGGATSHAALVARQMGKVCIVGCGTLDIDYEKKVVRILSPGGESVEIKEGDWLSIDGTAGEVYLGKIETSPSEVEQVLINGTLEPEDSLVYQQFARLLAWADERARMNIRANADTSGQSEQGVAFGAEGIGLCRTEHMFFGGDRILAVRQMILSDSVEGRKEALDKIFPMQKDDFAGIFRVMAPRPVTIRLLDPPLHEFLPHKDSDIRDVAQELGCTVIEVEERNRRLKEANPMLGHRGCRLGVTYPEIYEMQVRAIIQAACEVAREGVNVKPEIMIPLVGSDREMQIMRELAVKAADAVIRALSSNVTYQVGTMIELPRACIVADRIAHNAEFFSFGTNDLTQTTYGVSRDDVKGFMPQYIEQDIYPVDPFHRLDQEGVGDLMKLAIERGRATRPEIKLGICGEHGGEPASVKFCHKIGLSYVSCSPFRVPIARLAAAQAALEE
- the rsfS gene encoding ribosome silencing factor, with product MTAEELALDAARVADDGMASDVCVMDMRETLGITDYFVIASGRNERQVHRIHDAVEEKLGEHGVKPAHREGLRFRRWILLDYVDVVVHIFLEQDRAFYDLERLWANVPRLDWSNARSDEMPPAGSSSS
- a CDS encoding NAD+ synthase: MGSELVLALAQVRCAAGDIKGNSSRIIEYAGKAQRSGADIVLFSSTCLTGYPPEDPLLMAEFARSGMVAINELASGIGDVIAVVGFAESDSISAAVINRGKVNHVYRKALFPTCGVFDEKRRSGTAGRNFVFEVAGVRVGIAICEDMWFTDDPMEEQIANADVEVILNLSALPFSRGKYEDRKKLIAARSTDRSVVLAHCNMVGAQDELVFDGGSCVHHPRLGFIARAARFREELLLCRIDLAPLVHRRPRVDVRNLEPTEEIFEALVLGLKEYVSRNGFEKVVLGLSGGVDSAVTAALAVEALGKENVICVFLPSKYTSDESRDAAGELARNLGVKYVVMPIDSVYDAYRERLACELGDHEEGVTYENLQARIRANLLMALSNQFGWLVLATGNKSEAYMGYCTLYGDTVGGFAPIKDLLKTQVYEVAEFINARAGFDVIPRFVIERPPSAELRANQFDTDSLPPYELLDPVLEAYIEEGLSAREIIERGNSRELVDTVISTVVASEYKRRQAPVGVRISPSGLFS